Proteins co-encoded in one Malus sylvestris chromosome 9, drMalSylv7.2, whole genome shotgun sequence genomic window:
- the LOC126583532 gene encoding phosphoglucan phosphatase LSF1, chloroplastic-like isoform X1, translating to MATLQLPGCRAIDRSSPPPLIHDSSSSSAFWGGHVAFINARRSSTEKLRSDGGAFRIVAKSGGSSASSFKMNLNEYMVTLDKPLGIRFALSVDGRIFVHALKKGGNAEKSRIVMVGDKLKRAGDLSAGRLVEATDFGDAQKMLREKTGSVSLVLERPLSPFPIQQLLLMNDLDNLFNRGRVSFATWNKAVLASSLQSSPGTGGNSGFVTFSSKFLKPRGWNYLSDQNGHIQSQMQKNTLAQPLSQLACIYAEEESGDGEWTHGNFPLDEYVKALDRSKGELYYNHALGMRYSKITEQIYVGSCIQTEDDVAVLANVAGVTAILNFQSGFETENWGINSNAINESCQKFDILMINYPIRDGDSFDLRKKLPFCVGLLLRLLKKNHRVFVTCTTGFDRSPACVIAYLHWMTDTSLHAAYNFVTGLHLCKPDRPAIAWATWDLIAMVENGKHDGPPTHAVTFVWNGQEGEDVTLVGDFTANWKEPIRATHKGGSRWEAEVRLSQGKYYYKFIVNGNWRHSTLSPSERDGSGNVNNIIIIGDTASVRPSVQQPQKDVNIVKVIERPLTENERFMLAKAARCVSFSICPIRLAPK from the exons atggcgaCTCTGCAACTTCCGGGTTGCAGAGCTATCGATCGCTCTTCGCCTCCGCCGTTGATCCACgactcctcctcttcctccgcGTTTTGGGGAGGACACGTGGCTTTCATCAACGCCCGTCGTTCCTCGACAGAGAAGCTCCGGTCCGACGGCGGAGCGTTTAGGATCGTGGCGAAGTCGGGCGGTTCGTCTGCGTCGTCGTTCAAGATGAACTTGAACGAGTACATGGTCACTCTCGACAAACCGCTCGGGATTCGGTTCGCGCTCTCCGTCGACGGCAGAATCTTCGTCCACGCCCTCAAGAAAGGG GGGAATGCGGAGAAGTCCAGGATAGTAATGGTGGGCGACAAATTGAAAAGGGCCGGGGATTTGTCCGCCGGCCGGCTCGTTGAGGCCACCGATTTTGGTGATGCACA GAAGATGCTGAGGGAGAAAACAGGATCTGTTAGCCTGGTTCTTGAGAGACCCTTGTCTCCTTTTCCAATTCAGCAACTGCTTCTTATGAATGATCTCGATAATCTGTTCAATAGAGGTAGAGTTTCTTTTGCAACTTGGAACAAGGCTGTGCTGGCTTCAAGTTTGCAGTCATCTCCGGGAACCGGTGGGAACTCTGGCTTTGTTACGTTCTCCTCGAAGTTTCTGAAACCACGAGGATGGAATTATTTGAGTGACCAAAATGGTCATATTCAATCACAAATGCAGAAGAATACTCTTGCCCAACCCCTGAGCCAGCTTGCTTGTATTTACGCTGAAGAGGAGTCCGGAGATGGAGAATGGACTCATGGGAACTTCCCACTGGATGAATATGTTAAGGCACTCGATCGCTCTAAAGGCGAGCTATATTATAATCACGCTCTCGGTATGCGCTACAGTAAG ATTACTGAACAAATATATGTTGGATCATGCATACAAACAGAAGATGATGTGGCGGTGTTGGCAAATGTGGCG GGAGTTACTGCTATACTGAATTTCCAAAGTGGATTTGAGACAGAAAATTGGGGAATAAATTCCAACGCAATAAATGAGTCATGCCAAAAGTTCGATATTCTGATGATCAACTATCCTATAAG GGATGGAGATTCTTTTGATTTGAGGAAGAAACTGCCATTCTGTGTGGGGTTATTATTACGCTTATTAAAGAAGAATCATCGTGTTTTTGTTACTTGTACAACTGGTTTTGATCGGTCTCCAGCTTGTGTAATAGCATACCTACACTGGATGACTGATACTTCCCTTCACGCAGCTTATAATTTTGTCACCGggttgcatttatgcaagcctgaCAG ACCGGCAATTGCTTGGGCAACATGGGATCTTATAGCCATGGTGGAAAATGGGAAACATGATGGACCTCCAACACATGCTGTGACATTTGTATGGAATGGACAAGAG GGGGAGGATGTAACCTTAGTTGGAGATTTCACTGCAAACTGGAAAGAACCAATTCGGGCAACTCACAAAGGTGGATCCCGATGGGAAGCAGAAGTCAGACTTTCACAAGGAAA GTATTACTATAAGTTCATTGTTAATGGGAATTGGCGGCATTCAACATTGTCCCCATCTGAAAGGGATGGAAGTGGGAATGTCAACAATATAATCATCATTGGCGATACTGCCAGCGTGAGACCTTCTGTTCAACAACCGCAAAAG GATGTGAATATTGTGAAGGTGATCGAGAGGCCATTGACAGAAAACGAGCGCTTCATGCTGGCAAAAGCTGCTCGTTGCGTTTCATTCTCAATATGCCCGATTAGACTAGCTCCAAAGTAG
- the LOC126583534 gene encoding carbonic anhydrase 2-like isoform X1: MSSASLVKSFNLTSSALSRATSRKPSCISARISTSSSSRSPPPNLIQNKPVTSVPAITRKEEMAKEYEEAIASLQKLLSEKEELRVEAAAKVEQVTAELATAEASGATKPYDAAERLKSGFIHFKKEKYDKNPALYGELAKGQWPKFMMFACSDSRVCPSHVLDMQPGEAFVVRTVANLVPPYDKVKYAGTGAAIEYAVLHLKVSYIVVIGHSACGGIKALLSIPEDGSTLGTDVIEDWIRIGSPAAKKVKADHGPDTPFPELCSRCEKEAVNVSIGNLLSYPFVREGLLKKTLAIKGGYYDFINGHFELWDVDFSLNPNFSVKEVATVLHWKL, translated from the exons ATGTCTTCAGCTTCGTTAGTTAAGAGCTTCAACCTCACCTCCTCCGCCCTCTCTCGTGCTACCAGCAGGAAACCTAGTTGTATTTCTGCCAGGATCagcacttcttcttcttctagatCTCCTcctccaaacctcatccaaaacAAGCCTGTTACCTCCGTTCCTGCTATCACTCGG AAAGAAGAAATGGCAAAGGAGTACGAAGAGGCCATTGCATCTCTCCAGAAACTTCTCAGTGAGAAGGAGGAGCTGAGAGTTGAAGCGGCTGCGAAGGTGGAGCAGGTTACAGCCGAGCTTGCGACAGCCGAGGCCAGCGGCGCCACCAAGCCTTATGACGCCGCTGAGAGGCTCAAGAGCGGCTTCATTCACTTCAAGAAGGAGAAATACGA CAAGAATCCAGCTCTGTACGGTGAACTTGCCAAAGGACAATGGCCCAAGTTTATGATGTTTGCATGCTCGGATTCTCGAGTTTGCCCATCACATGTTCTGGATATGCAGCCGGGAGAGGCTTTTGTTGTCCGCACAGTTGCTAACTTGGTCCCACCCTATGATAAG GTTAAATACGCTGGGACAGGGGCGGCCATTGAGTATGCTGTCTTGCATCTCAAG gttTCATACATAGTGGTGATTGGGCACAGTGCCTGTGGAGGAATCAAGGCACTCTTGTCTATTCCAGAAGATGGGTCTACCCTCGGCAC TGACGTCATAGAAGACTGGATTCGTATTGGATCGCCGGCAGCGAAGAAGGTGAAGGCAGATCACGGTCCTGATACTCCTTTCCCTGAACTATGCAGTCGTTGCGAAAAG GAGGCGGTGAATGTATCGATCGGAAACCTGCTGAGCTATCCGTTTGTGAGAGAGGGTTTGCTGaagaaaaccctagcaatcaagGGAGGATACTATGACTTTATCAATGGACATTTTGAGCTCTGGGATGTTGATTTCAGCCTCAACCCCAACTTCTCC gtTAAGGAGGTGGCTACCGTACTGCACTGGAAGCTCTAG
- the LOC126583534 gene encoding carbonic anhydrase 2-like isoform X2, translated as MSSASLVKSFNLTSSALSRATSRKPSCISARISTSSSSRSPPPNLIQNKPVTSVPAITRKEEMAKEYEEAIASLQKLLSEKEELRVEAAAKVEQVTAELATAEASGATKPYDAAERLKSGFIHFKKEKYDKNPALYGELAKGQWPKFMMFACSDSRVCPSHVLDMQPGEAFVVRTVANLVPPYDKVKYAGTGAAIEYAVLHLKVSYIVVIGHSACGGIKALLSIPEDGSTLGTDVIEDWIRIGSPAAKKVKADHGPDTPFPELCSRCEKEAVNVSIGNLLSYPFVREGLLKKTLAIKGGYYDFINGHFELWDVDFSLNPNFSV; from the exons ATGTCTTCAGCTTCGTTAGTTAAGAGCTTCAACCTCACCTCCTCCGCCCTCTCTCGTGCTACCAGCAGGAAACCTAGTTGTATTTCTGCCAGGATCagcacttcttcttcttctagatCTCCTcctccaaacctcatccaaaacAAGCCTGTTACCTCCGTTCCTGCTATCACTCGG AAAGAAGAAATGGCAAAGGAGTACGAAGAGGCCATTGCATCTCTCCAGAAACTTCTCAGTGAGAAGGAGGAGCTGAGAGTTGAAGCGGCTGCGAAGGTGGAGCAGGTTACAGCCGAGCTTGCGACAGCCGAGGCCAGCGGCGCCACCAAGCCTTATGACGCCGCTGAGAGGCTCAAGAGCGGCTTCATTCACTTCAAGAAGGAGAAATACGA CAAGAATCCAGCTCTGTACGGTGAACTTGCCAAAGGACAATGGCCCAAGTTTATGATGTTTGCATGCTCGGATTCTCGAGTTTGCCCATCACATGTTCTGGATATGCAGCCGGGAGAGGCTTTTGTTGTCCGCACAGTTGCTAACTTGGTCCCACCCTATGATAAG GTTAAATACGCTGGGACAGGGGCGGCCATTGAGTATGCTGTCTTGCATCTCAAG gttTCATACATAGTGGTGATTGGGCACAGTGCCTGTGGAGGAATCAAGGCACTCTTGTCTATTCCAGAAGATGGGTCTACCCTCGGCAC TGACGTCATAGAAGACTGGATTCGTATTGGATCGCCGGCAGCGAAGAAGGTGAAGGCAGATCACGGTCCTGATACTCCTTTCCCTGAACTATGCAGTCGTTGCGAAAAG GAGGCGGTGAATGTATCGATCGGAAACCTGCTGAGCTATCCGTTTGTGAGAGAGGGTTTGCTGaagaaaaccctagcaatcaagGGAGGATACTATGACTTTATCAATGGACATTTTGAGCTCTGGGATGTTGATTTCAGCCTCAACCCCAACTTCTCCGTATGA
- the LOC126583535 gene encoding protease Do-like 1, chloroplastic, with amino-acid sequence MAASSLISTHFHSSSPTFSPLSRSPNRKFLPFPLSKPFSLHKPTASTSPILSLHRKTQKRSLIPPSKSYCPPCLHKLLLATKNPFSSGLESLLILCASAALSLSLFIADVDPASAFVVTPPRKLQSDELATVQLFQENTPSVVFITNLAARQDAFTLDVFEVPQGSGSGFVWDKNGNVVTNYHVIRGASDLRVTLGDQSTFNAKVVGFDQDKDVAVLHVDAPKEKLRPIPIGQSADLLVGQKVFAIGNPFGLDHTLTTGVISGLRREISSAATGRPIQDVIQTDAAINPGNSGGPLLDSTGSLIGINTAIYSPNGASSGVGFSIPVDTVSNGIVDQLVKFGRVTRPILGIKFAPDQSVEQLGLSGVLVLDAPANGPAGKAGLVPTKRDAYGRLILGDIITSVNGKKVSNGSDLYRILDQCKVGDKVFVEVLRGDQKEKIPVVLESKADET; translated from the exons ATGGCTGCTTCTTCGCTGATTTCCACACACTTCCACTCTTCCTCCCCAACTTTCTCACCACTTTCTCGCTCCCCAAACAGAAAGTTCCTTCCTTTCCCTCTCTCCAAACCCTTTTCCCTCCACAAACCCACAGCCTCAACCTCCCCCATCCTCTCCCTCCACCGCAAAACCCAGAAGCGGTCTCTGATCCCGCCGTCCAAGTCCTACTGTCCCCCGTGCCTCCACAAGCTTCTGCTCGCCACCAAGAACCCCTTCTCCTCGGGTCTCGAATCTCTGCTCATTCTTTGCGCCTCGGCGGCTCTGTCGCTTTCCCTGTTCATCGCCGATGTGGATCCCGCCTCCGCTTTCGTCGTCACTCCGCCGAGGAAGCTGCAGTCCGATGAGCTCGCCACGGTTCAGCTCTTTCAGGAGAACACTCCCTCTGTTGTTTTCATCACCAATCTTGCAGCCAG GCAGGATGCGTTTACTTTGGACGTGTTTGAGGTGCCGCAGGGGTCTGGGTCAGGCTTCGTGTGGGATAAAAATGGCAACGTTGTCACCAATTACCACGTGATTCGCGGCGCTTCTGATCTCAG GGTCACGCTTGGTGATCAGTCAACTTTTAATGCCAAGGTTGTTGGATTTGACCAAGACAAGGATGTTGCTGTTCTACATGTTGATGCGCCCAAGGAGAAACTAAGGCCTATACCGATTGGTCAATCTGCAGACTTGCTGGTTGGTCAGAAAGTGTTTGCTATCGGCAATCCT TTTGGGCTTGATCATACTCTTACCACTGGCGTTATCAG TGGGCTTCGTAGAGAAATTAGTTCTGCTGCTACTGGCCGTCCAATTCAAGATGTTATACAGACAGATGCTGCCATTAATCCTGGGAATAGTGGGGGGCCACTTCTAGATAGTACAGGAAGCCTTATCGGGATAAACACAGCTATATATTCTCCAAATGGTGCATCATCTGGTGTTGGATTTTCTATTCCAGTTGACACAGTGA GTAATGGTATTGTTGACCAATTGGTCAAATTTGGGAGGGTCACGAGACCTATTTTAGGGATTAAGTTTGCACCTGATCAATCTGTTGAACAGTTGGGGTTAAGTGGTGTGCTTGTCTTAGACGCACCAGCTAACGGTCCAGCTGGCAAAGCG GGACTGGTACCAACCAAGCGCGACGCCTATGGTAGACTCATATTGGGTGACATTATAACATCTGTGAATGGAAAAAAGGTCAGCAATGGCAGCGACTTGTATAGAATTCTCGATCAGTGTAAAGTGGGCGACAAG GTGTTTGTGGAGGTGTTGCGCGGCGATCAGAAGGAGAAAATCCCTGTTGTGCTTGAATCAAAGGCCGACGAGACATGA
- the LOC126583532 gene encoding phosphoglucan phosphatase LSF1, chloroplastic-like isoform X2 yields MHMFGFSRKMLREKTGSVSLVLERPLSPFPIQQLLLMNDLDNLFNRGRVSFATWNKAVLASSLQSSPGTGGNSGFVTFSSKFLKPRGWNYLSDQNGHIQSQMQKNTLAQPLSQLACIYAEEESGDGEWTHGNFPLDEYVKALDRSKGELYYNHALGMRYSKITEQIYVGSCIQTEDDVAVLANVAGVTAILNFQSGFETENWGINSNAINESCQKFDILMINYPIRDGDSFDLRKKLPFCVGLLLRLLKKNHRVFVTCTTGFDRSPACVIAYLHWMTDTSLHAAYNFVTGLHLCKPDRPAIAWATWDLIAMVENGKHDGPPTHAVTFVWNGQEGEDVTLVGDFTANWKEPIRATHKGGSRWEAEVRLSQGKYYYKFIVNGNWRHSTLSPSERDGSGNVNNIIIIGDTASVRPSVQQPQKDVNIVKVIERPLTENERFMLAKAARCVSFSICPIRLAPK; encoded by the exons ATGCACA tgTTTGGTTTCTCCAGGAAGATGCTGAGGGAGAAAACAGGATCTGTTAGCCTGGTTCTTGAGAGACCCTTGTCTCCTTTTCCAATTCAGCAACTGCTTCTTATGAATGATCTCGATAATCTGTTCAATAGAGGTAGAGTTTCTTTTGCAACTTGGAACAAGGCTGTGCTGGCTTCAAGTTTGCAGTCATCTCCGGGAACCGGTGGGAACTCTGGCTTTGTTACGTTCTCCTCGAAGTTTCTGAAACCACGAGGATGGAATTATTTGAGTGACCAAAATGGTCATATTCAATCACAAATGCAGAAGAATACTCTTGCCCAACCCCTGAGCCAGCTTGCTTGTATTTACGCTGAAGAGGAGTCCGGAGATGGAGAATGGACTCATGGGAACTTCCCACTGGATGAATATGTTAAGGCACTCGATCGCTCTAAAGGCGAGCTATATTATAATCACGCTCTCGGTATGCGCTACAGTAAG ATTACTGAACAAATATATGTTGGATCATGCATACAAACAGAAGATGATGTGGCGGTGTTGGCAAATGTGGCG GGAGTTACTGCTATACTGAATTTCCAAAGTGGATTTGAGACAGAAAATTGGGGAATAAATTCCAACGCAATAAATGAGTCATGCCAAAAGTTCGATATTCTGATGATCAACTATCCTATAAG GGATGGAGATTCTTTTGATTTGAGGAAGAAACTGCCATTCTGTGTGGGGTTATTATTACGCTTATTAAAGAAGAATCATCGTGTTTTTGTTACTTGTACAACTGGTTTTGATCGGTCTCCAGCTTGTGTAATAGCATACCTACACTGGATGACTGATACTTCCCTTCACGCAGCTTATAATTTTGTCACCGggttgcatttatgcaagcctgaCAG ACCGGCAATTGCTTGGGCAACATGGGATCTTATAGCCATGGTGGAAAATGGGAAACATGATGGACCTCCAACACATGCTGTGACATTTGTATGGAATGGACAAGAG GGGGAGGATGTAACCTTAGTTGGAGATTTCACTGCAAACTGGAAAGAACCAATTCGGGCAACTCACAAAGGTGGATCCCGATGGGAAGCAGAAGTCAGACTTTCACAAGGAAA GTATTACTATAAGTTCATTGTTAATGGGAATTGGCGGCATTCAACATTGTCCCCATCTGAAAGGGATGGAAGTGGGAATGTCAACAATATAATCATCATTGGCGATACTGCCAGCGTGAGACCTTCTGTTCAACAACCGCAAAAG GATGTGAATATTGTGAAGGTGATCGAGAGGCCATTGACAGAAAACGAGCGCTTCATGCTGGCAAAAGCTGCTCGTTGCGTTTCATTCTCAATATGCCCGATTAGACTAGCTCCAAAGTAG